The genomic region AATGGAAGAGGGGGATGATGCGCATATTATTGCATTATTGATCTAGAATTGGAATTAAATAAAATTCAAAACATTATTTATCGTTTGGCGATCTGTTTGTATTATCGAAAATTGACCGTTCGTCCCGGACGGATTCCTGACCTGTCTTTTCCGATCCTGTTTACCGCCTTGCATCGTAACGGAGCGGTGGATGGTTTTGTCTATCACGCAGCGGTCGATTCGCCCACCTTTCTGATATCCACCCAATTGCGGCGTTCCCTTTTGGGGCGGTTATTGTTTCGGGGCATCGAAGTGGTGCGGGCAAACGATTCCCCCTCCGGAGGGGAGAGTCGTGCCATCAATCAAGCCGCCATGGATTTGGCTCTGAACCATCTCCGGGAAGGGAGGCGCCTGGCCATCTTCCCGGAGGGAACCAGCGACTTGGGACCCCGTCATCTCCCCTTTCACTCCGGCGCGGCCCGGCTAGCTGTCCGTTGCGTGGAGCAGGGGATACCGCTCCGCCTGATTCCCCTGGGCATTCATTACGATTGTGCCTGGTGTTTTGGCAGCTCCGTGGAAGTGGTTATCGGTCCAACCATTCCCCTTGCTGAGGAGACAGCCGGGATGTCCGCATCTTCCCGGGTGGTGTATTGCAAACGCCGCATAACAGAGGCCTTGGGTGAGGTGGGGGTTAATTTCGCCGATGCCGGTGTTCAACAGGATGTCGAACGAATGGCTTTTCTGGCCGCAGACATCAATAAAGACAGTTTTTTCGGTTATCTCAAAGCCTGGGAGGAGGGGTTGCCGCCACCTCTGTCAGAACGGTGGTCCACTCTTTTCGAAGCGGTAAAAGGGCGTATTCATCTGCGTTATCGGAATATTCCTCTCTATCCCGAGCGGGGGCTTCTTCGAACCGTGGTCTGTTTTTGCCTGACGGCGCCTACGGCTCTGTTGGCGGTGTGTTGCAATATCGGGCCTGTCGTGGCGGTATTTCTGGCCGGGAAATACCTTCCGGACGGCCAAAACGTGGTGGCTTTATGGCGCATCCTGATCGGCGTTCCTGTTTTGCTCTCGTGGGGTTTGATCTGGCTGGGGGTTTCCTTAACCACGGCAGGACCGGCACTGTCGTGCGGCTATTTGCTGCTCACCTGTATCGGTTTGAGGGTTGTTCCGAAAAGCCTGCGTTCCGGAATTGCCCTCTTTAATGCCCTTTTTTGCCCTGTCGGGTCTGCCCCGTTCGACGCGGTTGCCAAGGTTTTGCGAAAAACCGCTGTTTGTGACTCTCATGGAGTGGGCTCGTGATCGCCCCGGGGCACGTTACCGGCCTGGGCAAGCCGCTGTTGCCGGAAATCGCTTTCGGTGGCTATCTGTTGGTGATGTTTCTGCTGCTGTTGCCCGTTGCCGGGATTGGCTCCAGGGATACGCAGGTATTTTTTCTGTTGAGCCTTTTTGCCGCATTGGTTTATTGGCAAACCCGTCTCCGCGCCACCCCTTGGGTCTTGCGATTGCGACTGCTGTACTACCCGTTGGCCATGAACGTGGCCTTCCAGCAACTGCGTAGCGCCGTGCCGCTATTGCATCCCACCCGCCAGGATGATCTGCTGCAAGGCATCGACCGCTTTTTGCTCGGGGAAACGCCCTCTCTTCTGTTGCAGGGTTGGACCCCTCCGCTCGTGGCGGACCTGTTCAGTTTTTTCTATTTGTTATTTTTTCCATATCTACTATTCAGTTTTATATATTATCTTTTTGAGGATGCGGACAGGGCTGTCCGTTTCTATTCGGGCCTCTTTGTTCTCTACGCTGCGGGATTTTTAGGTTATCTGGTTATTCCGGCTGCAGGCCCCTGGCTGGCTTTGGCGGATCACTTCACCTTGCCCGTGCAGGGCGGCTGGCTTACCCGGGTAAACGACGCCATGGTTTCCCAGGGCAGCAACGGGGTGGATGTTTTTCCGAGCCTGCATTGTGCGGTATCGGCTTACCTGCTCTTCTTTGACCGGCGCTGCAAGCCCTGGCGCTATCGGCTCTACCTCCTGCCCTGCGTCGGGCTCTGGTTGTCCACGTTGTTGTTACGCTACCACTATCTGGTTGATGTTCTGGCCGGATTCCTCCTGGCTTTCCTCTGTTTGCGCCTGGCATTTTCCACAATGGCTTCCATCGAAAGGGGTTGAACATGTCCTACCTGCTGAAGCTGGATGATGCGGAGGCCACCTCTCCGGAGCTGTCGGGTGGCAAGGGTGCCAGTCTGGCCCGGTTACGCCTTTGGGGGTTTTCGGTTCCGGATGGCTTTATCGTGCGCAGCACGGCCTATATCGATTTTCTTGGAGATTCCGCCGACTTGCTCCGCGCACTGGAAAGCCTGCCGCGGGGAGCTACCCCCGAAGAGGTGTCGCGAGTGGCCGACCGCATCCGGGCGCACCTCCGGGAGCGGGTGCTGCCCGGTGGCCTGGTCGATGAAGTGACGGCGGTTTTGCAGGGGGAGTTGGAGGTTGCCCCCTTTTCGGTTCGCTCCTCGGCGACGCTGGAAGATTTGCATCAGGCGGCCTTTGCCGGAGCCCATGATACCTTCCTCAATTGTCGGGGCGCCGAAGAGATTTTGGCTAAAATCAAGGCTTGCTGGATCTCCTTGTGGAATCCCCGAGCTATCGCCTACCGCCGGGAACGCGGCTTCGGCCAGCTGGAAGCCAGCATGGCGGTAGTGGTGCAGCGTCTGGTGTTTTGCGAGGTGGCTGGTGTCGGCTTCAGTCTGGATCCGGTCTCCTCCAATCTGGACCATCTGGTGATCGATGCCAACTTCGGATTGGGTGAATCCGTGGTTGGCGGGGAGGCCCAGGTTGACCATTTTGTACTGGACAAGCGGAGTCTCCATGTCATCGAACGTCGGGTGGCCCTGAAAACCCATATGGTTGTTGCCGCTGAGAGGGGCACGACATCGTGTTGTGTTCCACCGGAAAGCGCCGGGGGGCCTTGTCTGAACGATGAGGCCTTGCAGCAGCTCGGAAGTCTGTTGTGTCGGGTTGAGGCCCGGGCGGGTTTTCCCCAGGATATCGAGTGGGGCTACAGCGGTGGGGAACTTTATCTGTTGCAGGCCCGTCCCGTCACCACCATTGCTCCCCACTGGACCCGGGATGAATCGGCGGAACGTTTTCCCAACGTGATAACACCGTTGACCTGGGATCTGGTGGAAGAGGGCTTCCATCGTTCGTTGAACGACTCCTTCTCCCGGATGGGCTTTCCCCCGTTTTCGGGGAAGTGGTTCGCTTTGCACGGTTGTTATGTGTATGGAAACCAGAATGCCGTGCGCCTGTATGCCGGACGTTCGGTGATGGCGCCACGGAGTTTCGACGACTTGCGTCAAGCCATCCCGGTAATGCGTCGGCAATACGCCTGGGTTCAGGAGTTGCCGGTGCATTGGGCTCGGGATTTGGACCATTACCTGATCGGTATCGGCATGTTGCTTTCCGAGCCGTTGGCAGATCGTCCGCTGAAGGATGTCTGGGATTTTGTGCTGCGGGTTCGGCAGCTCGGATCGGACTATTTTCTGCCAAATATTGCCATATCGATCACCCAGGGTAGCCTCTATCGTCTTATGCATCATCTTCTGGAAATGGTTTTCGGGGAGGAGGGGCGGAACCTTTTCGATGCCCTTCTGGCCCACTGCGATACCAAAACCGGCATGATCAATCGGGAGCTTTTTCAACTGGCCGCACTGGCCCGAAACGATCCGGAGCTGGTCAGGGAATTATCCGAAGTCTCCTCCCGAAAATTGCTCGAAGGGGGTTTGCTGCAACGTTTTGCCCGCTTCGGGCAGGCGTTTGAAAAAGTGTTGAGCGATCACGGACACCGAGAGATCGATTTTGATCCCTATCATCCGACCTGGCTGGAGGCCCCCTGGTTTGTCCTGGACCAACTGCGTCTGATACTCCACAACCCGCCGGAACAGACACCCCGGGAACGGGAACGCACGGCCCGGATTGAGATGTTGCAGGCGGAAGCCAGGCTTCTGGCGGCCTTTCCGGAAGATCTCCGCTTTTTCGCCATGGAAATGGTGCGCCTGACCCGGGCCTATACCACGCTGGACGATCTGGAACATTATCAGACCACTCGCATCACCCTGCCATTTCGCAAGGGCCTTAGGGAACTGGGAAGGCGTCTGGTCGATCTGGGGGTGATTGCCGATCCCATGGAGATCTTTTTTGCGCCTTTTTGCGATCTCGACCAGGCTGTGGAGCGCAACGATCCACTCCTCTGGGCGGCCCTCTCCCGGACGATTCAAGTCAACAAAAACGCCTACTTGGAAGCCAGGCAGCATTCTCCGGTCTGGGATCCGGATGGTGCCGCGCCGGTAGAACCCGTGACAGAAAACGGTGACCTGCTCCGAGGGTTGCCCGGCAGTCCGGGTGTAGCGGAGGGGCCGGTCTGTATCGTGACGGGCGAAGCGGATTTTGCCCGGTTCCCTCCAGGGGCGGTTCTGGTTGCCCGTACTACCAGCCCGGCCTGGACGCCCCTCTTTTATTGCGCCGCCGCAGTGATCACCGAGAGTGGGGGGCCCCTCTCCCATGGCGCGGTGACTTCACGTGAGATGGGGATCCCGGCGGTCATGGGGGTGCGCCATCTTTTCGAGAGGGTGCGCGACGGCATGCGGGTGAGGGTCAACGGCAAAGAGGGGGTCGTGCAACGGATTTCCTGATTTCCGGCCAGCAAAGGGTCCATGCCCGGTGTAACCTGAATGGCTTAAAAAGCCTTTCGGAGCTAAAAATCCACTCTTTCCTGATGAATCCCCATCCCGGATCACGCATTATTGGGGTACACTGCAAGGGTCTCGACTGGCATGTTGCGTGCTTGCCGGGAGACAGAGGTGACCATGATTGACAGGAGGAACTCCGGATGATCTCGACGAAGTCGGAAACCCAAATTACCCGCGGCTTTCCAGAGCTCTGGTCCAAATCGATCCAACTGTCCGTGGTGGACGGAAGCGCCACGCTGCTCCTGCCGAACGCCTCCTTTCTTTTGGAAGGCGAATATGTTCGGGCGGGTGCCGATCTGGTGATCACCAATCCTTCCGGGGAAGAGATCCGCATCAAGGACTATTTTGCCCAGGCCCATCCCCCCGCGCTGATTCTGGAAAACGGTTCCGCTTTGACTTTCGAGACCATCGAGGCGCTGGCCTTGCCGGAACAAGGCCCGGTGATGCTGGCCGGTTCGATGCCGTTTCCGGGCAGCGAGGAGGCGGGGCCCGTGGTGGGCACGGCCCAGACCCTGGTGGGACGGGTCATGGCCCGGGGCAAAAACGGTATCGTGCGGCTGTTGCGCGAGGGGGATCCCATTCAGGAAGGGGATCTGGTGCGTACCGCCGAGGACAGCCTGGCCAAGTTCGTCATGAAGGACGGCACCATTTTCCAGGTTGGTGAAAACGCCCGCGCCCTGCTCGACGAGTACCGTTTTCAGCCCGACGCCGCCTTGGGTAAGTTCGAAGCCACCGTGCTGACCGGCATGTTCCGCTACGCCAGCGGGCAGTTGGCGCACCTGAAGGAGGGGCGCCACTCCACCATCAAGACCCCTTCCGCCACCATCGGCATCCGGGGCAGCGAGCTGCAGGGCGAGGTCGCCCAGAACGGTGGCACCATGGTGGTGCATACCGCAGGTGTGTTGGACATCGCCGACGCCTTCGGCCAGGGCTCGGTAACCCTGTTGCAACCCGGCCAGGCCACCGCCGTGCAGTTGGGCGGCGGACCTCCTCAGGCTCCCTTCCAGGCTCCCCCCGGATTGATGGCCCGGTTGCAGAGTCAGGTCTCCGAAAAGAGCCTGTCCACCGCCAAGGAGAAAGAGCAGACCCAGCGGCAGCAGGAGGAGAAGCAGCAGGATCAGCCTCGGGAAGGCGAAAAGAAGGGCGGGGAGGAGAAGAAGGGCGACGCGCCGGAGAAGGGCGGGGAGGCCCCGAAGGGGGAGGGCGAAAAGGGCGGTAAAACCGACGCCAAAACCGAGGATTCGAAAGAGTCGAAAGCCGAGGATACCAAAAAAGGCGACGAGAAAACCACGGAGGAGGGCAAGGGGGGCAAGAGCGAGGCCCAGGATCGGCTTGACGATCTCGACAACGCCAATAACCAGAACAGCACCTCAACATCGTCAACGGACCGAGCCGGTAATTCAGATCAATCCAGTCTATTGTCGAAGTCAATATTTAAATTGTCAGATCAATTTGATCCGACAATACAGTTTTCTTCTTCATCCAATTCTGGCTCGGCAACGGATTCTAAAATAACTACATTCCAGTTTGCGCAATCTGACTCCTCAAAATCAACCAATATCAATCTATCTATACAAACAAACACCAATCCTGCTACGGAGAACGTAAAACAAGTCATAACGGTGACCAATCTGCCCCCCCTTTCCGGTACAGACCAAGTGACGGTAAACCAGAACGATGCCTGGAGCATCTCCGCCGCCTCACTTCTGGCCAATGACAAGGATCCGGAAGGGGCCACCCTGAGCATTGATCCGGAAGGATTCGACTTCAGCGAGGTTCCGGGCCACTTCACCATTTTGCAGGACGGTTCCCTGCTCTACAGCGCCGACGGAGAACTCGACCATCTGGCCGCCGGGGATTCCCTGACCACCGCCTTTTTTTACACCGTCTGGGACCAGAGCGGTCAGGGGGCCATCGGCACGGCGGTAATGGTCATCTCCGGGGTCAACGATGCCCCTCTCTTCGATGAGGAGACCTACTCCTTTTCAGGGCTGGAAGACAGCACTGTCAGCGGGCAACTCGTCGCCACCGACGTGGACGATGGCGATACCCTCACCTTCACCGTATCCACCTCCGCCCTGCATGGCGTCGTCACCATCGACGCGGATGGGCAATTCCTCTATACGCCGGTGGCCAACTATTTCGGCCCCGATTCGTTTGTGGTCACCGTCAGCGATGAAGCGGGGGCCACCGATACGGCGACGGTCAACCTCCATCTCGGGGATGTGGCCGACGGCACCCTGCGGGCCAACAACGACTCTCTGGATCTCGATCTGGGTACCACCGGCTATCGGATGATTCCCTTTGCGGACATTCTGAGCAACGACTCCTCGCCCACGGGTTCGCCGCTGACCTCCCTGACGGTGACTGCCGCCACGAATGCCGTCAACGGGACCATTCATCTCGGCAACGGACACCTGCTCTTTCAGCCGGATACCGATTTCGAGGGGTATGCCTCCTTCGACTACACCGTATCGGATTCGACCGGGGCCACCTCCAGCGCCACGGTCACCATCAAAGTCTCTTTGGGGGGAGTACTCGATCTCTCCACCCGGGCCTACTCCCTGGCCAGCACCTACGCTGGTACCTCGGGCGTCAAATGGGCCGGAGAGACCGTGGCCCATCTCGGTGATTTCAACGGGGACGGCTACGGCGACATGCTGCTTTCCGCAGAGGACTCCTACGGGGCGGCCTACGTTCTGTTCGGCTCTTCGGCGGGATTTTCCTCCCTCATCGGGTATACCTCAGTGGTCAACGGCAGCGCTGGCATGCAACTCTCCGGTGCCAGCCCCGGCGGGTTCGACGGCAATGTCGCCGCTGCCGGGGATTTCAATGCCGACGGGTTGATGGATCTGATCGTGGGTTCCCCCTATGCCGACGACGGCATCCTCACCGACGTTGGTCAGGCCTATATCGTTTTCGGGCAGGAGTCGTTCTCCCCCACCAATCCCGGAATCGCATCGCTGCTGGACGGGGAGGGGGCGGCGGGGCTGATCGGCATGACCGCCAACGAGCGTTTGGGCAGTTCGGTTGCCGGAATCGGTGACTTCAACGGAGACGGTTACGACGATGTGGCGGTTGGTTCCGGGGGCAGCCAGGGAACCGGAAACATCTACGTCCTTTTCGGCCATGCCGATCCCCTGGCCAATCATGCCAGCCTGGCCGGTCTGAATGGTTCCAACGGCTTCACCCTTGTCGGTGACGCCAGCTTGCAGGATATCAACGTCCTTTCCGGCGCCGACATCAACGGCGACGGCTATTCCGACCTTCTGGTCGGTGTCGGCAAGACGGGCAATACCGCTACCGATCCCGGCAAGGCCTTCGTGGTTTTTGGCGGGGCCGCCGTCCAGCCTTCCCTGATTGCATCGAGCTTCAACGGTACCGATGGCTTCACCATCACCGGACTTTCGGGCACGGAAGGGCTCTTCTTCCGGCAGGTGGGTGATGTCAACGGCGACGGCTTCACCGACTCGGCGCTGGGCCACATCATCGTGGAGGGCGGGTACAAGATTCTGGAAGCCTTCGTGGTGTACGGGGGCGCTTCGACCCTGCTGGACGCCAACATTGACCTCACCAGCCTCGACGGCAGCAACGGCTTCATGATGCGTACCGAAGCCGGGCGCACCCTGGGCTTCGAACCCTCCGTCAACGGTGTCGGTGATGTCAACGGCGACGGCTACGACGACCTGCTGGTGCTGGGCAACGATGGCTATGATATCAGCGTTACCGACTATTTCGGCACGTACAATATGGCCGTTTACACCGATTCCGAGGGTTACCTGATCTACGGACGGGGGGACGGTTTTCCTGCCGAACTGGTGACCAGCGATCTGACGGCCCCTTATGGTTTTACCATTCTGCCCTCGGATACGACTACCGGATTCGGCTATGTGGCTTCCCAGGGTGGGGATCTGGATGGCGATGGCTACGACGATCTGCTTCTGGGGTTGCCGAATCAAGGTCTGATCATGCCGACGGGCGTGTCTCTTTCCCAGACTCTGGTGGTTCCCGGTTCCGCCCAGATTGTCTGGGGGGACAACTTCTCCCTCGCGGTCACCCTCGAAGGGACCGACGGCAACGATGTCCTCACGGAAGGCGGCACTCGTGATGTCATCGTCGCCGGACAGGGCAATGACATCATCGACGGAGGAGGTGGCGACGACAGCATTCGGGCCGGCAGCGGCGACGATACCGTTGCCTACTATGCCGATGCCAGTCGTATCGATGGTGGCGAAGGGATTGATATCCTTCGTCCGGGAATCTCCGATCTGGATATTGCCTTTGATGCGCTGCACCCTGTCGGTTTGCTCGCCAGCATCGAAGGTTTCGATCTTACCGGATACGGGGCCAACACCTTGACCCTCTCCGCTCGCGACATCGCCTCCCTGGTGGAAAACGACAACACCCTGACCATTCGCGGCGATGCGGCGGACACCTTGATTTTGAACGGGAGCTTTTCCTACGAGGGCACGCGCTCCGCCGGGGACGATACCTATCGGGTCTACTTTTATGAGGGTGTCAGCCTGTGGGTTTCCCTGGCGGTGGCGACCTCTTCGTATGCCTCTCCGATCGAGCGTCCCCTGGATCTTCTCAACGGATTCGCGGTTCGTTTCACCGGAACCCAGGAGTACGGCGCAAGCGGCATCGGTCTGGCGGGCGGTTTTGATATCAATGGCGACGGTTTCGACGACATCGCCATCGGTGTGCCCAACAGCAACTATGTCCAGGACACCTATTCCGGGTATGGCGGCAGTGTCTACGTTGTCTTCGGACAAAGCGGCGACTATGGCCATTCCGTAGCGCTGGACGACGTTCTGGCCGACGGGGTCAGCGGTTTCAAGGTTCTCAATGGCAGCAACCCGCCGGAGCGCATGGGAATCGGGCTGGCCGGTGTGGGGGATGTCAACGGGGATGGTCGGGATGAGTTGCTGATGGCAGCGGGTAATTCGAGTGCGCATGCCACCAGTGACGAAGGCAACGCCTATCTGTTCAGCAGTTTGACCTCCCTGACGGCGACCGTCACCCTGGAGTCGGGCAGTAACGGTCGCTCCTTTCATTTTCCCGATGGATCGCCCTCGACGGCTTTTTCCCTTTATGATGCCGTGGCCGGGGCTGGCGATTTCAACGGGGATGGCTTTGCCGATTTTATCATCGGTTCGCCCAATTTCACCCCGTCATCGGGGAGCGACAAGGCGGGAGCCGTGGCCTTTGTCATGGGGCGTCCGGGGGGCATGGATGTCAGCAATCTCTTTCGTTTGAACGGCCAGACGGGTTTTTACTTCAAGGGGCAGTCGGCGGGTCAGGGATTGGGCTATGCCGTGGCCTCGGCGGGCGATTTCAACGGTGACGGCTTTGATGATGCCCTGGTGGGCGGGGCCCCGAGTACGGGAGGCGGTAGGCAGGCCTATCTGGTTCTGGGGGGGGACCGACCCTACTCCCTGGCGGGCAACGTGTCCACGCTGCTGAGCAACAGTTACGCCAAGGCTTTCAACGGGGCTGCGGGTTACAGCACCGGCCTGTCGGTCTCCTCGGCAGGGGATTTCAACGGCGACGGCTACGATGATTTTATCCTCGGTGCGCCCTATATGGATGCCTCCAAACCCGGCAAAGCCTATCTCCTGTTTGGTGGGGCGTCCCGTCCCAGCTACGTCGGGGCCAGTGGTCTGAACGGCAGCAACGGGTTCGCCATCGCCGGGGAAGACAACGGGGACGATTTTGGCTGGGCCGTGGCCGGCGTCGGCGACATCAATGGCGACGGCTACGACGACGTGGCCATCGGCGCCCCCTCCGCCTCCGATACCGGCAACGCGGGTGGCAAGGTCTATGTGTTGTTCGGCAACGCCAGCGGATGGACCTCCTCTTTTTCCATCAATACGCTGAACGGCAACAACGGTTTTACCTTCCACCATGTGCAGAACGACTCCAACTTCGGTTCGACTCTGTCGGCGGCGGGAGATGTCAATGGAGACGGCTATTCGGACTTCCTCATCGGAGCCCGTACCCAGGATGTGAACGGAGTGTTCGATGTCGGGGTCACCTATCTGGTGTACGGAACCGATTTCACCGGTACGGTGACGGGGCACGGCACTCCGCTCGGCGAGACGCTGACAGGAGCCGCCGGGATTTCGGACTCCTTGATCGGCGGAGGCGGTAACGACAGCCTCGACGGTCTGGGCGGACTCGACGTGCTTTACGGCGGTTCCGGAGATGACCTGCTGAAAGCCTATTCCATTATGGACCATATCGATGGGGGTTCCGGCAAGGATATGGTGCAGTGGATGGAGCCCACCAACCTGAACCTGAACGGCAACCACTTCTGGCAGAATATCGAAGCCATCGACCTGACCTATTCGACCTCCGCTCAACTGGGCATCAACCCCCTGGACGTTCTGCGCATCGCCACCAACACCCACTCCTTGCAGGTGCGCGGCGGATCCGGTAACGCCGTTGTGGCCGCCTCGGGCTGGAGTTACCTGGGCAGTCAGACCATCGATGGTTTGCTCTACCACGACTATTATCAAGAAGGCGCCATTCTGGAAGTACAGGATGGCATTGACCGTCAGGGCATCGCCACCTACCTCAATGTGGACAAGACGGCCTCGCCAGGTACGCGCCAGCAATTCTTCCTTCTGAAAAACGCCTATTCCGGAAATGCCTATCTCGGCCAGTCCGCCTCCTCGGCGGGGGATTTCAACGGAGACGGTTTCGATGACTTCGTTCTCGGGGCCCCCGGTCAGGAGGCAGTCTACGTAGTCTTCGGCAACGGTGGCGCTTTCCCGGAGGGAATGAACGTCTCCACCCTGAGCGGAAGCAAGGGTTTCAAGATCACCACTTCAATCGGCACCACCGGTTTCGGCAAGTCGGTGGCGGGGGTGGGGGATGTCAACGGAGACGGATTCGACGACCTCCTCATCGGGGCTCCCAATACCAACGTCGCCAGTGCCGGAACCAATGAGGGTCAGGCCATTCTTCTGTTCGGCGGCAACGCTACCGTCGCGACGACCCTCACCCTGGCGGCGGGCTCGCCTGCCAGCCACATCGTCTTCACCGGGGCGGTCAACAACGTGGCAGGCTTCTCCGTTTCGGGAGCGGGAGACTTCAACCATGACGGGTACGACGACTTCATCATCGGGGCCTCGGGTGGCTCATCGGCCTATCTGATCTTCGGGAAATCGACATTTTCCAGCGGGGCCGTCACCCTTTCCGCCTTGCCGACGGACGGAAGTAATGGTGCAAACGCTTTGCAACTGTCGGGTGCCGGCGAAACCCTGGGAGCGGGGGTGGCGGGCATCGGGGATGTCAACGGCGACGGTTGGGACGATATCGCCCTCGGTGCGCCGTTGGCGGACCCCACCTCGACCGATGCGGGCAAGGTCTACGTGTTGTTCGGCACCCAGGCCGGGGTTGCCGGTTTCGGGCCCACCCTGGATCTGGTCAACTGGAGCAGCAACAATACCACGGGCTCCCAGGGGTTCGTCATCAACGGGATGGCCGCCAGCGACGAACTGGGCAAGGCCATTCACGGCATCGGGGATTTCAACGGTGACGGCGTCGATGATTTCGTCGTGGGTTCAAGCAACAACGGTGCGAACGGCACGACCTGGTTGATCTACGGCAAGGCCGGTGGCTTTGCGCCGACCCTCTCCCTGGCCTCGTTGAGCAGCGCCGACGGGTTGAGCATTACCGACTCGCTGCATGGCGTGGGCAATGGCTGGAGTGTCAGCGGGGCCGGGGACTTCAACGGGGATGGGCTGGAGGATCTGGTTATCGGGGATCCCGGCGCTTCCGCCAATGTCGGGGCCAGCTACATTCTCTTCGGCAGCAAAACCTCTTTGGGTGCTTCGTTCGACCTCAATACCCTGGACGGAACCAAGGGGTTCCTGATATCGGACTTCAAAAGCGACCAGTTCGGCTTCTCCGTGTCGGGAGGGGGCGACCTCAACGGCGACGGCTTCGACGATCTGGTCATCGGGGCGCGTTCGGCCAGCGGCAACAATGGCAATGCCTATGTCCTCTTCGGCCATTCGATGTATCCGGTGGGGGATGT from Magnetococcales bacterium harbors:
- a CDS encoding phosphoenolpyruvate synthase, which produces MSYLLKLDDAEATSPELSGGKGASLARLRLWGFSVPDGFIVRSTAYIDFLGDSADLLRALESLPRGATPEEVSRVADRIRAHLRERVLPGGLVDEVTAVLQGELEVAPFSVRSSATLEDLHQAAFAGAHDTFLNCRGAEEILAKIKACWISLWNPRAIAYRRERGFGQLEASMAVVVQRLVFCEVAGVGFSLDPVSSNLDHLVIDANFGLGESVVGGEAQVDHFVLDKRSLHVIERRVALKTHMVVAAERGTTSCCVPPESAGGPCLNDEALQQLGSLLCRVEARAGFPQDIEWGYSGGELYLLQARPVTTIAPHWTRDESAERFPNVITPLTWDLVEEGFHRSLNDSFSRMGFPPFSGKWFALHGCYVYGNQNAVRLYAGRSVMAPRSFDDLRQAIPVMRRQYAWVQELPVHWARDLDHYLIGIGMLLSEPLADRPLKDVWDFVLRVRQLGSDYFLPNIAISITQGSLYRLMHHLLEMVFGEEGRNLFDALLAHCDTKTGMINRELFQLAALARNDPELVRELSEVSSRKLLEGGLLQRFARFGQAFEKVLSDHGHREIDFDPYHPTWLEAPWFVLDQLRLILHNPPEQTPRERERTARIEMLQAEARLLAAFPEDLRFFAMEMVRLTRAYTTLDDLEHYQTTRITLPFRKGLRELGRRLVDLGVIADPMEIFFAPFCDLDQAVERNDPLLWAALSRTIQVNKNAYLEARQHSPVWDPDGAAPVEPVTENGDLLRGLPGSPGVAEGPVCIVTGEADFARFPPGAVLVARTTSPAWTPLFYCAAAVITESGGPLSHGAVTSREMGIPAVMGVRHLFERVRDGMRVRVNGKEGVVQRIS
- a CDS encoding phosphatase PAP2 family protein, whose amino-acid sequence is MIAPGHVTGLGKPLLPEIAFGGYLLVMFLLLLPVAGIGSRDTQVFFLLSLFAALVYWQTRLRATPWVLRLRLLYYPLAMNVAFQQLRSAVPLLHPTRQDDLLQGIDRFLLGETPSLLLQGWTPPLVADLFSFFYLLFFPYLLFSFIYYLFEDADRAVRFYSGLFVLYAAGFLGYLVIPAAGPWLALADHFTLPVQGGWLTRVNDAMVSQGSNGVDVFPSLHCAVSAYLLFFDRRCKPWRYRLYLLPCVGLWLSTLLLRYHYLVDVLAGFLLAFLCLRLAFSTMASIERG
- a CDS encoding 1-acyl-sn-glycerol-3-phosphate acyltransferase: MDGFVYHAAVDSPTFLISTQLRRSLLGRLLFRGIEVVRANDSPSGGESRAINQAAMDLALNHLREGRRLAIFPEGTSDLGPRHLPFHSGAARLAVRCVEQGIPLRLIPLGIHYDCAWCFGSSVEVVIGPTIPLAEETAGMSASSRVVYCKRRITEALGEVGVNFADAGVQQDVERMAFLAADINKDSFFGYLKAWEEGLPPPLSERWSTLFEAVKGRIHLRYRNIPLYPERGLLRTVVCFCLTAPTALLAVCCNIGPVVAVFLAGKYLPDGQNVVALWRILIGVPVLLSWGLIWLGVSLTTAGPALSCGYLLLTCIGLRVVPKSLRSGIALFNALFCPVGSAPFDAVAKVLRKTAVCDSHGVGS